The nucleotide sequence ATTCAAGCGGGCCCAGTCACCGAATTCCTCAAAAAGGGCCCACCGTCAATGAAGCGTCATCCTTGGGTTGATTCCGAAAAAGAGGCGCATAGGGTTATTCAAACGGATTCGTGAGATTCTCATGCCCTACAAAGATGAATTGAAAGACAACGTCAGGTTCCGGGGCATGTTTGAGAACGTTCCGGATATCGAAGACGTGGAATACTTTCTGAATCGCTCCGAATGCCGTGTGGACAAAGTTCTTCCCACCGTTCTGAACATATTTCGCGATGAAATCGAGCATCTCGAACGAGCGATCAAGGTCAAGTCGACGAGGTTCCTCGAGAGACTTGCCGAAGTGCAGTCGACCTTCCGTCTCAGCGATGCGGAAACGCACCTTCTCTCCATGGCCGTTCTGTACAAGATATCAGAGCGGTTCGAATCGTTGTGCGACGCGGTTCCTTCCGGCCGGAGAAATTATTTCAACTGGGCCGTCAAACTGCAGAACCTCACGAACCTGAAGCGCCATGAGCTGATGAAGGCCACGTCATCCGAAAGCCTCATCCGAAAACTCGGCTTCATTGACCGCGACGGCGAGGCAAAGAACGAAATCGTCGAGTTCCTGATCGGCACGGGGAAAATCGGCCTCACGAGCAGTTACTTCAAAAAATTCGAAGGTGCCGCCATTCCTCTCGAAAAGCTGATGATCGCACCGACCGACGTGGAAGCCATCAGAACGATTCTTGCCAACCGGTCGCCAAAAACGGGGGTGAACATTCTCCTTGCCGGTCCTCCCGGAACGGGGAAAACCGAAACCGTCCACGCGCTTGCCCGGGAGCTCGGCCTGAGCTTGTATGAAGTCGCCTCGATGCCCAATACCAGGAACGATGACGGCGACACGGCCGGCGCCAACGGCATGTTCCGGATGCGCGGGCTCGTGGCCTGCCGGAACTCCATCGGAAGCTACGATGACGGGGCGATTCTCATCGATGAAGCCGACGCCCTCATCGGCAGCGGAAGGCCCGACGGACTGCTCGGTTCACTGTTCGGCACGTTCGGTTCGACCGTGGGAAAGGCGATCACCAACGACGCGCTCGATTCGGCCGTCTGCCCGCAGTTCTGGGTCGTGAACAGTCTCAATGGCATCGATCCATCGACCCGCCGCCGGTTCGATTACGCCGTCAGATATGAGAGGTCAACCCCGAAAGACCGTCTCATGATCTGGGAAACGGCCACTCGGAAATTCGGCCTGGCCCGGTATCTCTCGCGCGACGATCTGGAGCGGTTCTCTCG is from Candidatus Ozemobacteraceae bacterium and encodes:
- a CDS encoding AAA family ATPase, encoding MPYKDELKDNVRFRGMFENVPDIEDVEYFLNRSECRVDKVLPTVLNIFRDEIEHLERAIKVKSTRFLERLAEVQSTFRLSDAETHLLSMAVLYKISERFESLCDAVPSGRRNYFNWAVKLQNLTNLKRHELMKATSSESLIRKLGFIDRDGEAKNEIVEFLIGTGKIGLTSSYFKKFEGAAIPLEKLMIAPTDVEAIRTILANRSPKTGVNILLAGPPGTGKTETVHALARELGLSLYEVASMPNTRNDDGDTAGANGMFRMRGLVACRNSIGSYDDGAILIDEADALIGSGRPDGLLGSLFGTFGSTVGKAITNDALDSAVCPQFWVVNSLNGIDPSTRRRFDYAVRYERSTPKDRLMIWETATRKFGLARYLSRDDLERFSREHPVDAGGITSALKNAANLPAEYMTKKEFVRYIEQLLEAQGLFTENRSGTEVVRRRAGEQVDITTLNIEPAADMKRILAVAAKWREDAGANSLNILLQGPPGTGKTHFAHHLAELLGKQLHVKTCSEILSPYVGMTEKTIREIFRQAERENAVLFLDEVDSLLSSRESAVRSWEVTQVNELLSALETFKGVFLAATNHASSLDKASMRRFHFRLRFGELAPAAAELFYRKLLAGFAEDAITPTVRKRLSSMTGLVPSDFANVRRRMTLVPGMTVPHAEMIDGLLEMRNSRSPERRALIGFTSTDGA